Below is a window of Fibrobacterota bacterium DNA.
TTCGGCAAGGGACGTAGCGAAATCTACCTGATCTCCGGCTTCACGTCGGGAGACGCCTCCAAGGTCACCTACAAGACCTTCTACAAGGGGACCGGCCTGAACGAAGTCCTGGGCGTGAAGGTGGTGGACGACAAGATCTACGTCATGCAAAAGGACGGACTTTCCTACCTGCCCGATGCCGACAAGAACGATTCGGCCGACAACATCGTCAAGGTGGGGAGCGGTTTCGTCATCGAGTCGAATGCCCAGAACCTGGAATTCGCCTTGGGCTTGGTCTACAAGGACAGCGCCTTTTACGCGGGTTTAGCCACCAATTGGACCCTGGACGCGAAACAGACCAATGAACGTGGTTGCGTCGTCAGAACCAGGGAAACTGGGTTCCTTCTTCCAAGCTCCTGCACATCCTGCAGGGCCATTTCTACGGGGTGCATAAGTCCAACCCCGGCCCCGGTCCGTTCGACAGCCAGCCGGAAACCCCTCCCGCCATCTGGATGGACGACGGAGCAATCTCCATCTCGCCCACCCAACCCGTCTACATGACTTCGGGCCCGTTCAAAGGACAAATGGTCGCCGGCGACAATAACATGGGAACCTTGCAGCGTTACTCCCTGGAAAAGGTGGCCGGCGAATGGCAGGGAGCCATCTTCCGCTTCTCGGGCAGCCTCGATGCGGCGGCCAACCGCATCATGACCGGCCCCGACGGAGCCTTTTACGTGGGCGAGCTCGGCACCGAGGAATGGAGCGGCTGGGCCTGGTCGGGCAAGAATTACGGGCTGCAGCGCCTGGCTCCCAACGGGAAGGCGTTCTTCGACATGTTCGCGGTCCGCTCCCTGGGATCGGGCAAGCTGGAAATCGAATTCACCGAGCCCGCCGGCGATGCCGCCGGTATGCCGGCCAATTACAAGGTCCAGCAATGGAACTACACCCCGGTTTTGGATTATGGCAAAGGCAAGCAAGCTCCCGTCACGAACCTGAGCGTCAAAACGGCCACCTTGAGCGCGGATAAGAAGAAGGTGACGCTGGAAATCGACGGGATGAAGGTAAAGAACGTGGTCTACCTGAAGCTCAGCAACATCGCGGCCGCGAACGGCGATGCCATCGTCGGAACCGAAGCCTGGTATACCCAGAACGCCTTCGGCCCCGGAACCGATCCGGTCGTGCCCACTACGGAAGTCCGCGCGGGCTCCCGTCCCCTGGCGGCTCCGCGCTTCTCCGCTCGTTCCGCTGCCGGCGGCCGCTGGTCCATCGCCATCCAAGATGCCGGCGTCCATTCCCTGGAGATCCTCGATCTGAACGGCCGCTTGCTCGAAACCGCGACCCTTTCGGGCGCATCGGAATTCCTTTCCCGCAGCGCCTACGGTTCGGGCTTGTACCTAGCCCGGGTGCGTGGCCCCCAGGGAGCGGTTTCGTCCCAGGTTCTCTGCGCCGGAAAGTAGGCTTGGCGAACCCGGCCGCTTTTCTGCTCTTGGCCGCCCTGATCGGGGCGGCGGCCGGCCCTTTCGGGCCGGCTTCCCGGCACGGGCCGCGGCGGGCATGGGTGACTCCCTAGCCAGCTTCCTGCCGGAAGGCATTGCTTACGGGGGCTACGTCCGTTCACCAAAGCGCTCCTGAAGCCGATCCGAAACCCAATCTTAACGCCTTGCCGTTCTGCCCGCCCGGGCGGCCGACACGCTCGCGCAATCGATACCAACTTATATGGCTGTCCCGGATCGGGGATGGAAATCCCGGAAACAGGACCGTTCTCCGCCCCGGTTGGCCTTTCCGTCCCTTTAGGGAGGATGACGCGGAGGCATGCGGTTTGCATATGCCCGGAATGCCGGATACCGGCCCATCATAGGAGAGAATGCATGAATATCGTAAAGAGGATTTCGTCGGTCGGCCTCGCTTCCGGAGCCGGGCTTTTGCTTGGCGGTTGCCTCACCCAGGATCCCGCGAGTGCAGAGGGCTATGTCGAGGTGATTTCGGTCATTCGAATCACGGGAGGATTGGATGCTATCTAATCGGATTAAAAATATTTCTAATAATTTAACTGTGTGGTTCCTTCTAATGGGGGGCAGTGGCATTTCACAAGCGGCGCCCACGGACTACAGTTTTTCCGACGCGGCGGCATCTACTACATATTCATCAAATTGGCTTCCTGCCACCACCTACGATAACAACATGTATACCGTGTGGAGTAGTAATACCCATTCGGTGGCTCAGTCTCCCGAGTGGCTTGCCCTATGGTTCAGTAATTCCCACTCTACCTTCCAATCGATTAATTACGTTAAACTGGCTACACGGCTTATTAATGGTAACGCATTGGGCTTTCCAATAGAATTTACGGTTTCGTGGTCCGATGGTTCGGCATGGCATTCGGCACGCGGATTTACACATTTCCAGAGACCGACATCCCAATGGGTGACGTTGACGCTTCCGAATACCGTAAATGCCAATGGAATCATGATAACGGCGAATGTTCTGGGCGATGACATGGCCGGCAACTATGTCTTTCAGCTAGCGGACGCCAAAGCGGGATATGATCCGGATTTAAATGGGGTCGAATACCCTGTAACAAGTGTCGGGGCTTTAACCGGGATTTGGCCTCCGACTAATTTGAAGGACAATAACCTCGCAACAATGTGGAGCAGTAACGTTCACACCACCCCGCTCACCACCGAATGGATCTCGTATTGGTGGTCTGGCTTACAAAAGGTTAACTATATAAAGTTGAGGCCTCGATTCGGAAATGGCACTACGCTTTCTTTCCCTACCAGTTTCACCGTCTCTTACCAGTCCGGATCGCAATGGATTACAGCTAATACATACACTAACTTTCCGACTCCGCTCCGCGACGATTGGATTATTTTGCCGCTAAAGGGCACCGTCTCCACTAACGGAATCCATATCGTGGCGGATGGATTGGGTCGCGACGATGTCGGGAATTACGTTTTCCAATTGGCGGAGGCCAAGGCCGGTTACAATGCGGCATTCGACCAGTTTAAGTTCACAGGCAATAATGGAATCACGGCAAGAAACGAAATCCAAAATGTCGGTTCCCAAAGCATTAATCGCCCGAATCAAATAAATAACTGGAATTTTGACGAACGCGGGGTAATTGTATCTCCAAGTTCGGGAACTTATCGAAACATCTATGCGCCTTTTGCGGTCAATAAAAGCGGTTCAAGTTGGAATATCTATTTCGGCGGTTGGGATGGCGAAAGTCCTGCTCCCGGTACTCTTCCAAATGATCGCGTTTCCATGACGACAACCAACGATAATTTCATGAACATTAGCAACCTCCATTCGACAATCATTTCCAATGGAACCTTTCAACACGCGAACAATGAATGCGTATTCAAGGTTTCATCAACCGATTGGCGCATGGTTTACACAACCCTTCCAAATGGTTCGAATATAAATAAGCCTGGCTATGCAACCTCGCTGGATGGCGTCAATTGGACGCCCGCTGCAGGTAGCTGGAGCTACCTTCTCAATATGAGTGGATATTCAAATTGGATTGCTGCCGATGTAAACGGAGGGAACACCATATACCGAGAACCAAATGGGACATGGCATCTTTATTTCATCGATAACCCGAGATTCGACGGCATCCATCACGCGACCAGCACTGATTTCATCAATTATACTTACGTAGGAGACCCCCTTAGTACCGCCGGTAGCGCGATGACTGATTTTAAACCCTTTTCCTACGGCGGTAATACTTATTACATGGGCCTATTCCCATATCCTAATAATAGGATATCTGCCACCGTTAGCATGAGCCTATCTACTTTTCCTCCATTGCAAACTCTATTCACTAGTTTTGGGAACGGGTTTAATGACAACTATTTCACCACTGCCGGTTGGGTACAGGATGGTCAACGGATTTTCGGAGTCCTCTACGGGGCTGCCCCAACTAATGATTTGTTGAATGAGCGCATCTTCGCCCGCTGGTTGCAGAAAAAGGTTATTTTCGAGAATTCAAGTGGCGTTAGATGGGGTGACGTGGAATACGGGTACGGCCCGGATCGAGTCCGCATGATCCTCGCGGCCGGTAATAGCGTGGAAACGGGTCGATTTTCAGTTTACGACACCGATGGTTCGACCTTGCTCTACCAGAGCCCGCTTGTTACCATGCGGTCGGGAGACGTTTGGAGCTATAGCGCCGGCTACTGATCCGGATGTCTGATTTCTAACCTGCGATTTCTGCATTTCATTAATATGGGGTGCAGAAATCTACGACCCCTTTCCACTGAGGAAATGGACCTGGAGAAACACCCGCCTGCTCAAGCGCCCCCCTCCCCCGCCTTCTCATGGGCCTCGCGCCAAGATTGAATCAACGGACTTCGCATATGAAGTCCGGCCCCGATTTCGCCGCGCATGAAGAATGCTTTATTCCCCGAGTTCATCCGGAAACCTAGGGCTGGCTAGAGGACAGGACGTAAATCGTCGGGCAGGCTTTTCGGCCGATCAAGTAAACGTGTGAGCAATGTAGGGATGGAATGAAGCCCGGCGCCGCGACAGGCGGCATCGAATAGGCAAGCGGCGGGAAATCAATCCCGAAACCCGGAACGATGGCGGAGCGCCAATCGATACCAACTTATATGGTAGTCCCGGATCGTGGATGGGAATCCCGGAATCAGGACTATTTTCCGCCCCCGGTTGGCCTTTCTGTCCCTTTCGGGAGGAAGACGCGGAGGCATGCGGTTTGCGTATGCCCGGTATGCCGGGTATACCGGCGCATCATAGGAGAGAATGCATGAATATCGTAAAGAGGATTTCGTCGGTCGGCCTCGCTGCCGGAGCCGGTCTTTTGCTTGGCGGTTGCCTCGCCCAGGATCCCGTCTCCGAACCCGGTTCGAAACCTGCGGCAACCGCCGCGTACATCGTATCGGGAACCGAAAATTACGGCTGGTACCGCGTCACGGGCGGCAGCCCGGCGAAGGACATCGGATGCGGACCCCGGGAGTCCCAGGGCGTATGGATGGAGGGCGGCCAGAGCATGTACTTAGGTGCTCCGTTATGGTATTGGCCCGGGCCGGGCTCGAACTATTTCCAGAGTAACACCAACAACCCCAACATCGCAGGTGTAGGGATCGACGTCGGGCCCGATAAGAAGCCCTGGATAGTCAACAACCACAACGAGATCTACCAATTCGACGGCTCAAGCTGGATTTACCGCGATCGAGGCCGGGATATCGGCATCGGCGGCGATGGGTCGGTTTGGCGTATCGAGGACAACCTGATCGGTTCTTCCGATTACCAAATCAGCAGATGGAACCCCACCACCGCTACCTGGGACCCCCACGTCACCGGAGGAGGAGTGCGCATCGACGTGGATGCCGGAGGCAATCCATGGGTCATCAATAGCGCCGGACAGATCTGGAGGAAAAATCCCACCAGCAACACATTCACCCAGGTACCCGGGCTTTCCGGGGTCGATATCGGGATCGGCGCGGGCGGCGTCGTTTTCGTCTTGAGCACCGAATCCTATAACGGAACCGCGGATAAGAAGTTGTACCACTTGATCGATTCCAATGGCGGTTGGAAACTGACGAATGGAGGCGGAAGCCGGGTTTCCGTGGATAATAACGGCGACCCTTGGCTGGTTACCGCCAGCGGAGACGTCTGGACCGGGACCTAATTACCGCTAGGCGCCGCCCCGGTACCCCGATTGACCTGGGGCGGTAGAGGCGGGCCGCAAGGCCGCTCGGGGCAGGACCTGCCCATGGCAGGCTCCCTACCCCAAACGCTCTTCCTCGGGAGGTCGCCCGATCACGGCAAGCTCAGGCGGACCGGAATGGCCTCCCGGCATCGAGAACCAGCTCAAGATCCATTGGAACCTGAAGAACGGCGGAAAACCCTGCACGGCCGCGGTGGGCGATTGCGACCAGCTCTAGGCCGGCGATTATTGGATCCAGAACGGCGTTCAAATCACCAATAAAGATGGTCAATTGACCCGATTGGGTGTTTCCTAGTTGGTCGGGATGGCGGAACTCGAACCCACGACTTTTTACCAAAATAGACGATGGTCGCGGTTCTCCACGGCTTCATTCATGACTTGGTGCACGGCCATGCGCGCCGAAATGAAGCCGACCAGACAGGCCATAGTAAGTTCCCAATGGTGGGCGGAAACGAAGTAGAATCCGGTCCGCCTTGGCGCCGACCCGGTCAGTGAAAGGGTCCGCGTCTTACATTCCCCTTCCACCGCCTCCCGGAGGCGAGCGAGATCCGATCCGGCCACGGTCTTGGCCGCGAAGGTCCCGAACGGCAGGAGCATCTTAAGATTCATGAACGGTTGCGGCAGGCGTTGCCTCCTCTCGCGAATGTTCCCACGTCCATTTTTATTACTCGTAAGGATACCGAAAAACCTCATTCGAATTATCGGGTGGATTTGTAACGATTCCGGGAGCGGTCCTGACTCAATCCCCTGCATGGCCTGCTGTTCCGGTGCCCATGCCCGAATCCGCGCCGAGGCTCACCTCGAGACGCTTCGGTTCTACAGTAGTAAAATCATAAATAAAGGATAATAACATGAATATCGCAAAATCCCTTTCCGCCCTTACCCTCGCGTTCGCCATTATTGGCGGCGCCGTCATGATCGCCCCCGCCTCCTCGCATGCGGGGAACTCCGGGTTCATCAGCAATGGCGCCCTCAAGCACAACAACATTCCTTGTTCCGTGCGTGGCGGAACGTCCAATAATTGCCGTGTCGGCACCCCTGCCAATCCCCCCCCCAAAATTCGCCCTTGCCTCAAAATCCAACGGTGCCGCGGCTAAGAATCCAGGCCATGGCCTCTCTCCTTGGATAAGCCAATGAGCAAAAGACCCCCGGGAACCCCCGGGGGTTTATCACAACCCGCTCCCCCACCTACCCTATGCCACTTTCCAAGCTCCATCGGTTCGGGTTGCTAGCGCTCCGTGAAGGACGGCGACCTTCGCGTCCATGCCGCCTTTGTGAGAGCGGCCTAATGGCCTATTCAGTCTATTCCAAAGGCCCGTAAGCGTGGGACGGGCCTTCATCCTCTCCCCAGGTCGCTACGGTCCTGGGTTTCGGCCGTACGGTCAAGGTTTTGGCCACCGTTCCTGCGGCTGCATTGATTTGAGTGACGGTCCCATCCAGATTATTGGCTACGAAGAAAAGCTTATTATCACCGCTCATGGACTCGCCGTGGAATAGGGAGCTTTTTCCGATATCCAGCGACGCGGTTTGCACGGGGTTGGCGGGATTACTGATGTCGAGTACCGCATGCTTCGCCGCGGAACCGGTGCTATCGCCGCGCGCGGTTCCCATTTGCACGTACATTTTATTGCCGCTGATGGAGATATATTGCCCGTCCGCCGTGGCGGCCTCCGTGCCGAGGATAGAGCGGGTACATCCGGGACCATCGTATTTAACCGCCACTTCATTCACTACCGAGTCGGTCTGCGCGTCGATGACCACGACCTGCCCGACTTGGCAGGCCGATCCCGGCCGCGTCGTATCCCCTTCGCGCGGAGAATTCTGCAGGGTATAGATGTAACGGCCCAACGGATGCGGCAGGGTGTAACCTCCGCCCGAACCCTTGGTTTTCAGAACCCGGGCCGTCGGCGTACCTGCGTCGATATCCACGGAAATGATGTTGCCGGGACCGGTGGCATTGCAGTAGCCATGCCCATTCAGCTTGGATGTGCCGCAGCCATGGGGCTGCGCAGGTCCTTTGATGCCCAACTCGCCGGCCGACCACGCTTTCAACTCGGTCACTTGGGCGGGATTCGAGTAATCGTACACACCCAAAACCTTGGCCGTGTCGCTGAAATTGCTAATCACCGCACGATGCTGGCTTCTGCTGAAACACGCCATGTGGTGGCTAATGCCGATGGCCGCTTCGCCTACCGCCTTGATGGAGGCCGTGTCCGAGGGGGTGCTGATATCGATGAATAGCGCGGAGTTGAGGGTGGCGGAATTCCCGACGACTTTCCCATCGTTTAAAGTCATCCAGTACTGTTTGCCGTTGTATCGGGGCGTTATGTAGGAATGCACGGGACGGATGGCGGTTCCCCCGGGTAGGAAGGAAGGAATGCGCTTGATCGGCAACATCGCCTTGCCGTCTACAACAAGCACTTCGTTCCGGCTGGTGAGATTTACGAGCAGCACCCCATTACTCAAGGCTTGCATATCGTTCGGGTCGGTCACGTCGGCGATCTCCCCCGCCTGCTGTTCTCCCGTGGCGATGTCGTACGATGTGAGCGAACCCTGATGGGCTACGAAGAGCAAGTGTTTGGATTTGCTTTTCGGAGATCCATAATCATCCGTAACGCAGCCAATCATCAGAACCGCAAGAAATGAAACCGCGAGAAAGGTTACCGTCATTCTGATTTTGGACTTCATTTTGAAATATTCCCGTAATATTTTGTGGATTGGATTATTTGCGAGTCGAAATTTTTGTCGTATGCTTCTGCGCGGCCGCGACCGCCATTGGGCGTGCCGTCCAAATATGTCTGTATTCCTGAGTAAGAAGACGATGGCAAGCAGCCTTCGCCGCAGGATGGTTACGTGGAGACGGCAATATTGCGCAGCCCGAACGCAAAAAAAAGGAGACCGTCCTTCTTTAAAGGGACTTTGGTTACGGCAATAAATTCCGGATTTCAGGATTCCCTGTGGATCGCCCTGCGTTTATGAATCGGCGTAGGACGCGGTCCGATTCCGGGATCCTGCGGCCGGCCGCGTCAAAGGCGGTTCCAGGGTTTGCCATCCGGGCCGAAGAGCCTAGGGCTTTCTTGACTATGCGGTTGCCGGACCTGCTCGACCAGAACCATTTGTTCGTCGTGGAATAGAGGCCTTTGGGATTGAACCAGCGGGCCGAGTCCACGCGGGTTGGGGAAGGAGGCGGGTAAAGGTCGTCCGAATCATCTGCTTGCCCGCCGTGTCCCCCACGGGTTGGCCGTCCTCGTCCACCATGGGTTCATTGGTTTCGACGCTATCGACCGATCCCACGGCGGCCCCATTGTAAATCGTTCCATTGGCATACGCATATTCTATGAGTCCTCGACAAGGGATGATAGGGCTTCGGTTCCTTCGGGAATTTCTTTCGGTCCGCGCGGATAAACCTATCTAGGTAACCGCCCCGCTACGCATCGATGCGGGATGGAATACGGCTTTGGTTACGGACTTGTTCAAAGAAAAAACCGGAATATGGAGCGGATACCTTTCCGGTAGTCCGGACCGGGTACATCCGGTTACGGATGCGCGTCTCGATCAATCCATCTCCTACCATAATCCAAATGTTCGCGAGGACGCGTAAATGACGGCGGCCGATCCGGGCTTTTCAGCGGCGATAGACAGGGGATGATCAGGGCATGGAGATTGCCCGGCAAACTGCCAGACGTGATCTTGGCGATGGTAAAGTGGAAGATGGCTTGCGCCTATCCCCCGCTTAACGCATCAGGGAAGGCTTGAAAAGGCATCGGGACGCGGACCGGTATTCCGCCCCAGCAGCCATTCCCCCGTCCGATAATCGGCGAAGGGTCGATACCCATGAGCGCGGGTCTTGCCGCGTCCCAGGGACGCTACCGTCTTCAGCCCCGGTTCCAAGTCCACCATCCGAACCACCAGGGTGTCATTGAGGAAGTAGTACATTTCCAACGCGGTGATGTACACCACATACTTGCTGGCGTAATAGGGCGGTTTGGA
It encodes the following:
- a CDS encoding T9SS type A sorting domain-containing protein, with translation MDDGAISISPTQPVYMTSGPFKGQMVAGDNNMGTLQRYSLEKVAGEWQGAIFRFSGSLDAAANRIMTGPDGAFYVGELGTEEWSGWAWSGKNYGLQRLAPNGKAFFDMFAVRSLGSGKLEIEFTEPAGDAAGMPANYKVQQWNYTPVLDYGKGKQAPVTNLSVKTATLSADKKKVTLEIDGMKVKNVVYLKLSNIAAANGDAIVGTEAWYTQNAFGPGTDPVVPTTEVRAGSRPLAAPRFSARSAAGGRWSIAIQDAGVHSLEILDLNGRLLETATLSGASEFLSRSAYGSGLYLARVRGPQGAVSSQVLCAGK